The nucleotide sequence AGCGCAGCCGCAGCCAGAGCATGCGCAGGAAGAACTGCGTCTGCAGCGCACGGCTGCCCCAGTATTCGCGCTCGATGATGGTGTCACCGCTGAATACACCGCGCACGGTGCGGTGGCCATCACGCAGGGTCAGCACGGCGAGGGTGGAGAAACCGACAATGCGCTGGTCACTGCGTCGCCGGATCAGGAACAGTCCCTGCTTCTTGCTCAGGTCATGCAGGAAAATATCCAGGCTGGTGTTGTGATAGTAGTTGCAGAAGATGCCGTACATCTGCTGCAGGTCCAGCGGTGTGATTTTCCGCAACGGCCGATAACTGCCGTACACCGCCGGTTTCTGGCCACCGCCCGTCTGGCTGGACAGCCTGCTCTCTGAAAAAGACCCGGCCGCCATGCCATCGCCCTTCACCGCCGGCACGTCCTTGCACATCTCGTTCATGGTGTCACCCGATTGTTTTTTGCGTTCAACGGAGAGCGACACAATATGGGCAGGCCCATGGCGGCGACAGGATAGTCACCGCCAGTTTCTTGTCATTTGAAGACAGTGCTAGTAACTCCTTCCTATTGCCCCAATGCACCTAAAATGTGTACATATATTCACTCGCTTAACAGCGGGAAGTTATTCGACACTTTTCTGTGACCTCCCTCACATATCACCATAACATCAATAAATACGGAGGCTTAACAAAGTGAAGTTCAAAGCTTCGCTACTGTCTGATGCACCACTGGTGCCAATAGTGTACGCACGTATACTTCTCAGACTGTCGTCCCAGAACCTCGCCGAACGGCGCCGGATTGTCGCTGCAAGCCAGATTGGCGAGTCGATTCTGGACAACCCGGAAGCCTATATTTCCGTGCGCCAGTTCTTCCATCTGATCGATCATTGCCAGCGCACCGACGTACGTCCCGCCCTTGGCGCACGCTATGGCATGCAGCTGGATCTGTCCGCACACGGTCTGCAGGCCTTTTCGCTGCTGCATCGCCACGCCCGCGCCAGTGTCACTTGGCGGGCAGTGCAGTTTCTGAACGCACGCACGCCGCTGATGGGCCTGCATCTGATCAGCCAGGGGCAACAGGCGATGGTGCAATTGCGTGATATCTGGCCCCTCGACAGACGGCGCGACTTTATCGTTGATACCTATCTGGGCAGCATGTGCCGGGTGGCCTCTACCCTCACTCGCCGTTATCGGGTCCACATGCAGCAGCGACCGCTGCACATGAAGCCGGACTATGAGGATATCTACGGGTGCGAAGTGCGGTTCGGGCAGCACAGCAATGCGCTGGTGCTGGAAAAGGCGCGCCGTGAACGGCGCCAGGCGGCGCCCGCCGGTGGCATGCAGGCGGTCTCGTCGGAAGCCGGCAACGAGCAGATCATCACGCTGGTGCGCCAGCGCATTCACCAGTCACCGGGACGCGACTGCACGCTGGACCGGATCGCCGAAAGCCTCGGCAGCACCAGCCGCACAGTCAGCCGTTATTTGAAGGAAGCCGGCCTGCTGTTCAGCGATCTGCGCAACAGCGCACGCGAGCAACTGGCACGGCAGTATCTGGAATATTCTGACCTGAGCATTGCTGATATCGCTGAACGGCTCGGCTACAGCGATCAGGCCAGCTTTACCAAGGCGTTTCGCAGCTGGACCGGTGTGCCACCCGGCCAGCTTCGGCGGCAGCGCTAGCGACGCTTACCCACCGATGCGGTCCAGCGCCTGCACACGGCGCTGCTCCTGTTCGCTGAAACGACGTGCCATGGCATCCTCCAGTGCCCGTGCCTGGTCTTCCTGCGCCAGCCCGCTCTGCTCGATGGCCTGGCGCTCGGCGCGCCAGTCGGCGTAACGCTGGTCCCAGGCAGCGCGTTCACGATCCAGTTGCTCCAGCCGGTCGGCGGCGGCGCTGCCAAATGTCTGCTCGCGCAGCCGGCGCACATCCGCCTCGCTCCCGCCCTGTGCGCGCAACGCCTCGACCTGCTGCGCCACTTCCACCGGTGCGCGCATACGTTCGCGTGCTTCGCGCATCTCTGGCGGCAGCATGGCTTCCAGCTCACGCTGGCGTTGCTGTTTTTCCTCTGCACTCAGGCTGTCGTCCTGCTGCACTGTCACCCGCGCCAGCGAATAGGCATCGAAGGCATCGTCCTGGGCAAAAAACGCCTCGGCCACTTCCTGGCCCAGCCAGGCGGTGCGCATGTCGCGGCGCTGCACCAGCACCTCGTGCATGCTTTTAACGCTGCCGTCATGCGGCGGCAATGCCGCCAGGGCCTCGCCATAATCCAGATAGCGGATCAGCAGCTCCCACGCTTGCCGTGCGGCACTCTCGGGCAGGTGCTGATGCAGGTGCAGGGCAATGCGCGCCTTGATGCTCTCGATATCTTCCTCGCCCAGTGTTGCCAGAAAATAATCGAACACGCGGCGAATCTCGTTGCCGATGATCAGATTGCCCTGCGCGTCACTGCGCAGCTCGCCGTCCACGTCGGTGCCTTCCAGTGAGGCCGGCAACGCACCCAGACCGGCGGCAGCAGCCAGGTAGGCAGAAAAGCCATTGTCCGCTGCCAGGTCGTGTTTTCCACTCATCGTTGCCTGCGCTGGCGCATCGCTGTTACCCGAGGTAACACCCGCTACGTTTTCACCGATATCAGCGTGCCGCTGCTGCTGTGACGACATCATGCGCCAACCGATCAGAATCACGGCCACCAGCACAAGAGTGAACACTGCAAGCCCCTTTCCTTTCAGCATTTTCCGTTGCCTCCGTCGTATTTTTGTTATCCGGCGCGGGGGCGGGCTGACAGCGCCCCGTAACCCGGCCGATGCTGAACCAGTGTGCCGAGGCGGGCTGTACCCGGACAACCGGCACGCTGCTTTTATGTTGCTGCTGGCCGGAACAGACAAGCTTTTTTGTTCCAGCCCGACAGCCTGCTGCGTTCTGCGTATCCGCCCGGCGTAACGATTCCGACGTCTGCCTGAATGATTCGCGCGCAGCGCGCCTTTAAGTTATCCAGCGGCGCGGTGCTTTCTGTGAATCGCCACGCCAACCGCCCCGCCAGCGGGGCACGGATTGGCCAGCCGGCCAATCGCGGCATCGTCACTTGCCGCACTTCCGGCGCGACGCCGGCGACGTCACAGGCAGGGTGCCCGTGATGTTCCATCCCTACATCTAAGGAAGGTCACAATATGAAAAAAAACAGACTGTGTTTGAAAACTGCTCTCGCCAGCATGCTCGTGCTGGTCGCCACCAGCGTGTCCGCCCAGCCCACCTGGATGGACTGGCTGTTCCCCAACTACACCAGGACGCAACATCCGATCGTGCTGATTCACGGCATGTTCGGCTTTGATGATGTGCTTGGCGTGGACTACTTCTATCAGGTTGGTGAATCACTGGCCAGCGGCGGTGCCGAGGTGTACACGTTGCAGGTCTCGGCGCTGAACAGCACCGAGGTGCGCGGCGAACAGGCCGCGCAGCAAATCCAGGATATTCTCGCTGCCACCGGCGCCAGCAAGGTCAACATCATCGGCCACAGCCATGGCGGGCCGACCGCGCGTTATGTCGCGTCGGTCTATCCGGGCATGGTCGCATCGGTCAGCAGTGTGGCCGGCGTGAACTGGGGCTCATCGGTGGCTGACGTGTACCGGCAATATCTTGAGGAAGGCAGTGCCGCAAACAGTTTCGTGGTCGCCATTGGCGAAGCCTTTGCCACCATGATCGACTGGGCCAGCGGCGGCGGCCTGCCGCAGGATCTGAATGCCAGCATCAACGATCTGAGCACCGCCGGTTCCGTGGCGTTCAATGCCCAGTACCCGGAAGGCATGCCGACTACTTACTGTGGCAGCGGCGCAGAGCTGGCCAGCAATGGTGTGCGCTATTATTCCTGGAGTGGCACCGGTATTTATACCAACGGCCTGGACCCGTTTGATTACCTGGTGCTGGCCACCAGCGCTGCATTCAGTGAACCGAACGACGGCCTGGTATCGGCCTGTTCTTCGCACCTCGGCCACGTGATTCGCGACGACTACTACCACAACCATTTTGATGAAGTGAATCAGGCCCTGGGCACCATCTCGTCCCTGGCCGCTGATCCGCCCACCCTCTACCGTCAACAGGCCAACCGCCTGAAAAACGTCGGCCTGTGATGGCATTCCGGCGTCGCGGTGATCCCGCGGCGCCGACCCGTTATGCGGCCCGCTTCCCAAATATCGGAATAAGAAACTTCCACTAGAGACAGCCCCGCACCTACGCCGCTACTCTTGATCACGGCTGAAACAATGCAGTGCAGCCGACTCGACGCGACCCGCACCGATGACCAGTACCGATGACCGGTCCGTCACGATCGAAAACGTATCACACACAACACAGCAAACTATCCGGCCGCCGGCTCCCCGCATTTCCGGCGCGACCTGAACACTGCACAAAACAATAACGAGGGGATGTCCCATGCTGAAACGACTGCCGGTGCTGCTATGCGCCTGCCTCTGCCTGACCCTGTCTCTGCCCGCCAGCGCCTTTTTCGGCTGGCTGAAAGATACCTATACAGAAACCCGTTACCCGATCGTGCTGGTGCATGGCCTGTTCGGCTTCGACAGCCTGCTCGGCGTCGACTACTTCTACGGTGTGCCCGGTGAACTGCAACGCAGCGGCGCACGCGTATTCGTGGCCCAGGTCGCCGCCGCCAACAGTACCGAAGTCCGTGGCGAGCAGCTCGCGCGGCAGGTGGAAGCCATCCTCGCTGCCACCGGCGCGCAGAAGGTCAACCTGATCGGCCACAGCCATGGCGGCCCGACCATCCGCTATGTGGCGTCGGTGTACCCGCACATGGTCGCCTCGGCCTCTTCCGTGGCCGGCGTCAACTGGGGCGCCCCCATGGCGGACGTGCTGCAGGGCGTGTCCGACCACATCCCGCTGGGTGACGACGTGATCAACGGGCTGGGCAACACCCTGGCCGGCCTGATCAACCTGCTCTCCGGTGGCGGCGCCCAGCAGGACATCAGCGCCGCGATGAAATCGCTCACCACCGCCGACACGCTGCGCTTCAATGCGCTGTACCCGGAAGGCATGCCCAGCCGTTATTGCGGTGCCGGGCAGGAAGTGGGCAGCAACGGCGTGCGTTACTACTCCTGGAGCGGTGGCCGCACCCTGACCAACCTGCTCGATGTGACCGATCCGTTCATGGCAGCACTCTCGATCGTGTTCCTGGGTGAAAAGAACGATGGCCTGGTCAGCAGTTGCTCCAGCCATCTTGGCAAGATCATCCGCGACGACTACCGCATGAATCATCTGGATGAGGTGAACCAGGCCTTCGGCCTGCGTGACATTTTCGAAACCAGCCCGGTGACGGTATTCCGTCAACAGGCCAATCGGCTGAAAAACGCCGGCCTGTAACCCGCCCGCGCCGGGCGGCTCCGCCCGGCGCATATCTCGACCGCACGGTCACAGTTCTGTTCGCACGCCCGTCCCCATCCCGCTATGCTCGGGATGCGCACAACTATTCACTCTCACACCACAACGACAGGAAACACTTATGGACAGGCACGTCCGTCGCGGCCCGTTATGGCCGTTTTTCGCGCTGCTGTGCAGCCTTACCACCCCCGCCCTTGCCGAACCGCTGCAACGCACCATCTGTGTCTGGGACCTGGTCGGCAACGCCGGCCCGACCATGGCGATCATGCGTGAATGGCGCACCGAAGCCCTCAACTGGGGCCTGGATGCGACACTGGTGGTCCACACCAACGAGGGCATCACTGCCGAAGAACTGAAAGCCGGCCAATGCGACGCGGCGGTGGTGACCGATTTCCGTTCGCGCCCCTTCAATCGCTACACCGGCACCATCAATGCCATTGGCGCCGTGCCGGATTACGAACACCTGCGGCTGGTGATGCAGGTGCTGGCTCACCCGCAGTCCGCCGACAAGATGACCCAGGGGCCGTACACGATCATGGGCATGGCACCGGCCGGCGGTGCATATATTTTTGTCAACGACCGCGAGATCAACACCCTGGCCAAAGCGGCCGGCAAGAAATTCGCGGTGCTTGAGCACGACCCGATGCAGGCACAGATGGTCGCGCAGATGGGGGCCACCCCGGTGGCCTCGGACGTCACCAATTTCTCCAGCCGGTTCAACAATGGCCAGGTGGACATCATTGCCGCACCACTGATCGTCTACAACGCACTGGAACTGTATCGCGGGCTGTCTCCCGACGGCGCGATCATTGACTACCCGCTGTTGCAGATCACATTGCAGGTCGTGGCGCGCAGTGACCGTTTCACAGCGGAGATCATGCAGCAGTCACGCAGCTACTTCTTCAGCCAGTACGATCGCTACGTGCAGATGCTGGAGCAGGAAGCCCGACAGGTGGACCCGAAATGGATGCAGGCCATCCCCACCAGCGAAAAGCAGGAATACGAAATGACCATGCAGGAAGCGCGTATCCAGCTGCGTGACCAGGGGCAGTACGACGGTGAGATGCTGACCTTGCAGCGGCGCGTGCGGTGCCGTATCGACGCCGGGCGCAGCGAGTGCACCAACCCGCAGGAGTAGGCGGCAAGCTGCGGGCTGCGAGCCAGGGGCCAGACAGGCTCAGCTCGCAGCTCAGAGCTGCCCTTGGCACTTTTGCAGTCAACGTGATGTCCAAACGGTCATGGCATTGGTCCGGCGCAGCACTTATGCTGCGCCGACAAAAGAACAACACCGCGACAGGACATCGAATTATGAAAATGCTCGCCCGTAAACTGCTGCTCGCTGGCTGCTGCGCCCTGCCCCTGCTCTCTGCCGGCACGGCCCAGGCCGACAAGGTAAAAATCTGTGTCTGGGATATCGCCGGCAACGCCGGCCCTGCCATGCAGGCCATGCGCGAATGGCAGATCGCCGCAATGGAATGGGGCGTGGACGCCGAACTGCTCCCGCACACCAATGAGGGCATCGCCGCCGAAGAGCTGAAATCCGGCCAGTGCGACGCCACCCTGATGACCGGCATCCGGGCACGCCTGTTCAACCGCTACAGCGGCACGCTGGATTCCATCGGCAGCGTGCCGGACAACGACCACCTGCGCATCCTGCTGCAGGTGCTGGCCCACCCGCAGTCCGCCGACAAAATGACCCAGGGCCCGTTCACCGTGATGGGCATTGCCCCGGCCGGCGCCGCCTATATCTTCGTCAATGACCGCGAGATCAATACCCTGGCCAAAGCCGCCGGTAAAAAAGTCGCGGTGCTGGAATATGATCCGACCCAGGCACAGATGGTGGCCCAGATCGGCGCCACCCCGGTGGCCTCCGACATCACCAATTTCTCGACCCGTTTCAACAACGGCCAGGTTGATGTGATCGGCGCCCCGCTGGCCGCCTATGGCGCGCTGGAGCTGTATCGCGGCCTGACCCCGAACGGCGCCATCATCAATTACCCGCTGATGCAGATCACCCTGCAACTGGTGGCCAACAGCAATCGTTTCTCCGCCGAGGCGATGCAGAAATCACGCGAATACTTCTATAACAACTTCGACCATGTGCTGGAACAGCTGAACCGCGAAGCCAGCCATGTGGACCCGAAATGGATGCAGGACATTCCGGAAGCAGACAAGCAGGAATATGAAATCCTGATGCAGGAAGCACGCGTCCAGCTGCGTGAACAGGGCCACTACGACGCCGAGATGCTGACCCTGCAACGCCGCATCCGCTGCCGTATCGACGGCGGCCGCAGTGAGTGCACCAACCCGGTGGAATAATCATGCCGGCGTCAGGTGTTGCGGCACCTGACGCCTGTTCCGCTACCGTCCTGCCACGCACCGTCCTCAATCCTTTTTCACATCCCCACGCTTGCAGCCGCCCGGACAAGGCGCTACTGTGAAAACGTCGTTCGTGACACCGACCAACCTGCTGCAAGGGGGGCACCATGCCCAACATGCAACGCCAGGCTTCACAGGGTAGACACAACGGTAAACAGCGCGGCCCCGACAATGTGGTGTCGCTGTGTGAAAGACGACGCGCCGCCACGCCGCGCATTGTGCGCCTCTCCCCCGAATACGACGGGATAGAACTTCTCTACGCCAACGACCGCCAACCCGACAAACTGTTTTCACTGCGTGTGCTGGCCTGGGCCATGCTCGATAACGGTGAGGTCACGGCCATGGTGCCGTGGCTGAAGTCCGTGGTCCGGGCGCCGGAACTGGCCGACCCGCTGAACGGGCGCTGGGTCGGCTACCGCCTGCCGGACAGCCAGTATCTGTTTACGGAAGCGCCGGATTACAAAGTCAGTGAACTGAGCGCCGCCGTAGACTTCTTCGGCGATCAGGAACCACAGCAGGTCCCCGACACCATCGGCACCCACGTGGTGTTCTCCGACGACGGCTTCCACACCATCAGCCTGACAGAGGTGATCAGCTGGCAACTGGATGAAGACGGCGAGGTCCATGCGATGATCGCCGATGAACAGCGCATCACGCGCACTCCCGTGTTGCCCGGCGACCCCTGTCTGGTCGAGGCGGAGTCACAGCCGGACTTCCGCTACTTCTTCCAGCACGGCATTGCCAACCGCATCAAGGATCAGGACCCGGAAGCACTGGCTGCCATCGCCACCCTGGCCGCGGACTGAACGGGATATGAACAGCCCCGGACAGCGGGGCTGGCACCGTGATAGCATTCCTCTATTGCGTGTATTCGCGGAAAGCATTTCCGCCTTCCGGTACAGGCCGGTAGTCTGGCCCCATTGAATGCAGCGCTGGCCGCCACCATACAGGCTGCCAGCCCGAATTTACCTGGCGCTCACCGCCTCTTTGATAACGTCCGGCGCGAAATGGATTCGTGACCGGGCGTTTTTGTATGGGTTGCGGGCGGTGCGCGAGAGATCAGGGCTTTTTGCGGATCAGGTAGCGGTACAGGCCGTCTGCAGTGTCCTGGGCCAGCAGGCTGTGGCCGAGGAACTGGCAGAAGCGCGGGATATCGCGTTCGGTGGACGGATCGGTGGCGATGACTTCCAGCACCGCCCCGGGGGCCATGTCACGGACCTTGTTGTGCAGCATCATCACGGGTTCGGGGCACAGCAGCCCGCGCGCGTCCAGGTGGTGGTCTGCGATGAGGGTGTCCGGGTCAGTCATGGTGCGGTGAAGTCCATACGGGTGAATGTCCGGCGGCGGCGCCACCAGGCCGGGGCGGCCAGTATAGCGGCCAGACACAGCCCCGCCGAGAGCAGGAAATGGCCACTGTAGCCCAGCCAGGCAGCACTGAAGCCGCTGGCCAGGGAAAACAGCCCCACCGCCATCAACTGCACCGACGCCTGCAGCGTGTAATCCGTGCCCTCATGCCCTGGCCGGCAGTGATCCATCATCAGCGTGAACAGGACCACCGTGGACAGCGCATCGGCACACTGCTCGAACAGCGCCGCCGACCACAGCAGGCCATCCGGTGGTGCCGGCAAACGCGCGAGCATGGCCCAGAACAGGAAGGCCAGCCCCTGCAGCAGCCCAAAACCGACCAGCGCCGGCAGGCGCGGCAGGCGCAGCAACCACAGGCCGCCCAGCAGGGCCGCCGCCAGCCCAGCCAGGGAAGCGACCACATCCAGTTGCCCCACCGCCGCACTGCTCCAGCCCGCGTCCACCAGCATCGGCTTGAGCATGCGCGTCCCGAAGCCATCACCGACCTTGTAGCCCAGCAGGATCAGCAGCCACCAGCCCATGCCCGGCCGGCGCCAGAAATCGCGCAGCATACGCCACCACCAGCGCAAGCCCGGTCGCGACAGGTCACCGTCGGCCAGCGGCGCGGCCGGTTCCGGAAAGCGGCTGACCGGCCACAGCATCAATACCAGCAACAGGGCCACGCAAAGAAACGTCAGCTGCCAGCCCAGCAGCCCGATCCAGATCAGCAGCGCTCCACCACCGAGGATCAGCCCCGCCTTGTAGCCGACCACCTGGATGCTGTTGCCCGGCCCGCGCAGGGCCGGCGTGAGCAGGCGCACCGCCATGCCGTCGGCGGCGATATCCTGCGTGGCACACAACAGGTTCAGCAATGCCAGCAAGGCAATGAGAGACAGAAACCCGCTGCTGAAAAGCTGCCGTGGATCGACCATCGCCACGGCCATCATCACACCGGCGGCACCCAGCTGGCAGCCGATGATCCAGCGCTTGCGGTGGTCGGCGCGGCCACGCCCGAGACGATCCACCCAGGGCGCCCAGACAAATTTCAACGCCCAGGGAATGGCCGCCAGCCCGAGCAGGCCGATGTAGGGCAACGCCATGCCGGACTCACGCGCCAGCGCCGGAATGGCCTTCGCCAGCAGGCCCGCAGGCAGCCCCTGGGCGAAATAAAACAGCAGCAGCACCGACAGCAATTGCCGGTGTTGCCAGAGCTGCTTCGAGGCATGCATTCCCGTGCTCATCACCCTACACTGAAAGCCTTCGTTTTTTTGGGACAGGGGAAACCAGCATGATTCGCGTGCTGATCGAACGACATATCGCGGAAGGCCTCGAACAACCCTACGCACAGGCCGTGACGGGCATGCTGCAGGCCATCGTACGTGCCCCGGGCTATCTCTCGGGGGAATCGCTGCGGGATATACAGCATCCCCTTCATCACTACATTCTCTCCAGCTGGCAGAGTGAAGCCGCCTGGCAACGCTGGCAGCAATCAGCCGACCGGCAAAACGCACTGGAAGCCATCCGGCCGTTCCTGGCCGATGCCGAGCGTATCACGATGCTGGAGCCCGTCGTGCGCTGATATCGTTTACCGGGAAGCCATCAACGGAGGCAGGACCACCACCGTGATTTCCTCGCGGTCGTGATAAAGCTGCGCCGCGCGGATCACCGTACCCGGCGGCAACGCCGCGTCCAGCCGCGACAGCAGCGCCGCCACGGTCGCGTGACGCTGTTTCATCGGCAGCTTGAGGTTGAACACCGCAACCTTGGCCCAGCCGTTGACCAGCCATTTTTCCATCAGCGCCAGCGTGCGCGCCGGCTTGTCCACCACATCGCACACCAGCCAGTCCTGCGGTCGTGGTGGGCGCCAGGTGAAGGCATCGCCGGAGACATGGCTGACGGGAAAATCGGCCAGCAACGCCGGCACCAGACGGCCATGGTCCACTGCAGTGACCCGTACCCCGTGCCGGGCCAGTTGCCAGGTCCAGCCACCGGGCGCCGCGCCCAGGTCCACCGCGCTACGACCGGCGGCCAGCCAGTGCGTCCGTTCCTGCGGCGTCATCAGCCGCAGCCAGGCTTCCTCGATCTTCAGCGCCGAACGGCTGGGTGCTTCGGCAGGCAGGCGCAGGCGGGGAATGCCCTGCTCCCAGATACCGCTGTGCGCGGTATCGCCCCAGCCAAGAAAACCCTGCCCGGAATGTTCAAAAAACACCTGCAGGATGCGCTGACCCTGCCCCGGCACCAGCAACCCCTGTTTCCGCAGCGCCTGCTCGAAGGCCTTGCGGAAGCCGCGCACGAAACGCTGCAATCCCCGGCCCTCGTTGGTATCCGGGTATTCCAGCCGCACCGCGCCCACCGGGCCGACCTCGCGCGCCAGCGCCAGCAACGGACCGATCCGGTCTTCCTGCGGCAGCTCCCGGAACGGCGCCAGCACCGGCCAGGCGGTGCGGGGGAAAATGCGGGCACTCTGCCAGAGCGGCAGCACGGATTCGCCCGGCATATGCCAGGTCAGGAACCCGGCATTGTCCTTTGCCCGGGCATAGCCTCCCTGGCCCAGCCCGGCCGCCTGCTGCGTCAGCTCCGCCGCGCAATCGTTTTCAAAGCCGGGGCGACAGAGCACCAGCAGGGTGTCCGCCTGTATGGTCTTACCGTTCATGCACGAAGGCCCCATTTTGCGAAAGGTTAGCGTGCCGTGATGGCAGTGGGTACAATGGCGGCCATTGTCGTCGCTATAACAAGTAAAACAACCATGACTGCATACAAATCACTGCTGCTCCCCCTGATTGTCACCGCCCTGCCCCTGATCGCCACCGCCCAGGAAGATCTGGCCCCGCCCGACGTGGACCTGTTTCTGGAAGCGCAGTATGGCGGTGCCGACCTGGATGATTTCGGCCTCGACAGCATCGCTGACGGTTATCGA is from Isoalcanivorax pacificus W11-5 and encodes:
- a CDS encoding esterase/lipase family protein, coding for MLKRLPVLLCACLCLTLSLPASAFFGWLKDTYTETRYPIVLVHGLFGFDSLLGVDYFYGVPGELQRSGARVFVAQVAAANSTEVRGEQLARQVEAILAATGAQKVNLIGHSHGGPTIRYVASVYPHMVASASSVAGVNWGAPMADVLQGVSDHIPLGDDVINGLGNTLAGLINLLSGGGAQQDISAAMKSLTTADTLRFNALYPEGMPSRYCGAGQEVGSNGVRYYSWSGGRTLTNLLDVTDPFMAALSIVFLGEKNDGLVSSCSSHLGKIIRDDYRMNHLDEVNQAFGLRDIFETSPVTVFRQQANRLKNAGL
- a CDS encoding antibiotic biosynthesis monooxygenase family protein translates to MIRVLIERHIAEGLEQPYAQAVTGMLQAIVRAPGYLSGESLRDIQHPLHHYILSSWQSEAAWQRWQQSADRQNALEAIRPFLADAERITMLEPVVR
- a CDS encoding lipase secretion chaperone — encoded protein: MLKGKGLAVFTLVLVAVILIGWRMMSSQQQRHADIGENVAGVTSGNSDAPAQATMSGKHDLAADNGFSAYLAAAAGLGALPASLEGTDVDGELRSDAQGNLIIGNEIRRVFDYFLATLGEEDIESIKARIALHLHQHLPESAARQAWELLIRYLDYGEALAALPPHDGSVKSMHEVLVQRRDMRTAWLGQEVAEAFFAQDDAFDAYSLARVTVQQDDSLSAEEKQQRQRELEAMLPPEMREARERMRAPVEVAQQVEALRAQGGSEADVRRLREQTFGSAAADRLEQLDRERAAWDQRYADWRAERQAIEQSGLAQEDQARALEDAMARRFSEQEQRRVQALDRIGG
- a CDS encoding MFS transporter yields the protein MHASKQLWQHRQLLSVLLLFYFAQGLPAGLLAKAIPALARESGMALPYIGLLGLAAIPWALKFVWAPWVDRLGRGRADHRKRWIIGCQLGAAGVMMAVAMVDPRQLFSSGFLSLIALLALLNLLCATQDIAADGMAVRLLTPALRGPGNSIQVVGYKAGLILGGGALLIWIGLLGWQLTFLCVALLLVLMLWPVSRFPEPAAPLADGDLSRPGLRWWWRMLRDFWRRPGMGWWLLILLGYKVGDGFGTRMLKPMLVDAGWSSAAVGQLDVVASLAGLAAALLGGLWLLRLPRLPALVGFGLLQGLAFLFWAMLARLPAPPDGLLWSAALFEQCADALSTVVLFTLMMDHCRPGHEGTDYTLQASVQLMAVGLFSLASGFSAAWLGYSGHFLLSAGLCLAAILAAPAWWRRRRTFTRMDFTAP
- a CDS encoding AraC family transcriptional regulator → MYARILLRLSSQNLAERRRIVAASQIGESILDNPEAYISVRQFFHLIDHCQRTDVRPALGARYGMQLDLSAHGLQAFSLLHRHARASVTWRAVQFLNARTPLMGLHLISQGQQAMVQLRDIWPLDRRRDFIVDTYLGSMCRVASTLTRRYRVHMQQRPLHMKPDYEDIYGCEVRFGQHSNALVLEKARRERRQAAPAGGMQAVSSEAGNEQIITLVRQRIHQSPGRDCTLDRIAESLGSTSRTVSRYLKEAGLLFSDLRNSAREQLARQYLEYSDLSIADIAERLGYSDQASFTKAFRSWTGVPPGQLRRQR
- the rlmM gene encoding 23S rRNA (cytidine(2498)-2'-O)-methyltransferase RlmM; translation: MNGKTIQADTLLVLCRPGFENDCAAELTQQAAGLGQGGYARAKDNAGFLTWHMPGESVLPLWQSARIFPRTAWPVLAPFRELPQEDRIGPLLALAREVGPVGAVRLEYPDTNEGRGLQRFVRGFRKAFEQALRKQGLLVPGQGQRILQVFFEHSGQGFLGWGDTAHSGIWEQGIPRLRLPAEAPSRSALKIEEAWLRLMTPQERTHWLAAGRSAVDLGAAPGGWTWQLARHGVRVTAVDHGRLVPALLADFPVSHVSGDAFTWRPPRPQDWLVCDVVDKPARTLALMEKWLVNGWAKVAVFNLKLPMKQRHATVAALLSRLDAALPPGTVIRAAQLYHDREEITVVVLPPLMASR
- a CDS encoding putative solute-binding protein, producing MKMLARKLLLAGCCALPLLSAGTAQADKVKICVWDIAGNAGPAMQAMREWQIAAMEWGVDAELLPHTNEGIAAEELKSGQCDATLMTGIRARLFNRYSGTLDSIGSVPDNDHLRILLQVLAHPQSADKMTQGPFTVMGIAPAGAAYIFVNDREINTLAKAAGKKVAVLEYDPTQAQMVAQIGATPVASDITNFSTRFNNGQVDVIGAPLAAYGALELYRGLTPNGAIINYPLMQITLQLVANSNRFSAEAMQKSREYFYNNFDHVLEQLNREASHVDPKWMQDIPEADKQEYEILMQEARVQLREQGHYDAEMLTLQRRIRCRIDGGRSECTNPVE
- a CDS encoding esterase/lipase family protein, with translation MKTALASMLVLVATSVSAQPTWMDWLFPNYTRTQHPIVLIHGMFGFDDVLGVDYFYQVGESLASGGAEVYTLQVSALNSTEVRGEQAAQQIQDILAATGASKVNIIGHSHGGPTARYVASVYPGMVASVSSVAGVNWGSSVADVYRQYLEEGSAANSFVVAIGEAFATMIDWASGGGLPQDLNASINDLSTAGSVAFNAQYPEGMPTTYCGSGAELASNGVRYYSWSGTGIYTNGLDPFDYLVLATSAAFSEPNDGLVSACSSHLGHVIRDDYYHNHFDEVNQALGTISSLAADPPTLYRQQANRLKNVGL
- a CDS encoding putative solute-binding protein; translated protein: MDRHVRRGPLWPFFALLCSLTTPALAEPLQRTICVWDLVGNAGPTMAIMREWRTEALNWGLDATLVVHTNEGITAEELKAGQCDAAVVTDFRSRPFNRYTGTINAIGAVPDYEHLRLVMQVLAHPQSADKMTQGPYTIMGMAPAGGAYIFVNDREINTLAKAAGKKFAVLEHDPMQAQMVAQMGATPVASDVTNFSSRFNNGQVDIIAAPLIVYNALELYRGLSPDGAIIDYPLLQITLQVVARSDRFTAEIMQQSRSYFFSQYDRYVQMLEQEARQVDPKWMQAIPTSEKQEYEMTMQEARIQLRDQGQYDGEMLTLQRRVRCRIDAGRSECTNPQE
- the tusA gene encoding sulfurtransferase TusA, producing MTDPDTLIADHHLDARGLLCPEPVMMLHNKVRDMAPGAVLEVIATDPSTERDIPRFCQFLGHSLLAQDTADGLYRYLIRKKP